A genomic region of Arachis hypogaea cultivar Tifrunner chromosome 5, arahy.Tifrunner.gnm2.J5K5, whole genome shotgun sequence contains the following coding sequences:
- the LOC112804022 gene encoding 1-aminocyclopropane-1-carboxylate oxidase homolog 3-like gives MMEADHEDGGYDRNKELKLLDETKAGVKGLVDAGLTKLPKIFVHESHKVNISFSSSSSSATNVSIPVIDLGSLHKEGDYNKFINVFGSDLYCISNCLITNDKFVSAKHGVLAQKVGPRVLVSCSLRQHVQDECPRMYGPVKELVTEESPPIYKEIKMQDLIKLPQFHKAR, from the exons ATGATGGAAGCAGATCATGAAGATGGAGGTTATGATAGGAACAAGGAATTAAAGCTTCTTGATGAAACAAAAGCAGGTGTGAAGGGTCTTGTTGATGCTGGTTTGACCAAGTTACCAAAGATATTCGTTCATGAAAGCCATAAAGTCAACATTTccttttcttcctcttcctcctctgctACCAATGTTAGTATTCCAGTTATTGATTTGGGATCACTACACAAAGAAG GTGATTATAATAAATTCATCAATGTTTTTGGTAGTGATTTATATTGTATATCCAATTGT CTGATCACAAATGACAAGTTTGTGAGCGCCAAACACGGAGTTCTTGCACAGAAAGTAGGACCAAGAGTTTTGGTTTCATGCTCTCTGAGACAACATGTTCAGGATGAATGTCCAAGAATGTATGGACCAGTAAAAGAGTTGGTGACAGAAGAGAGTCCTCCAATTTATAAGGAAATAAAAATGCAGGACTTGATTAAACTACCACAATTCCACAAAGCTAGATGA
- the LOC112802868 gene encoding actin-depolymerizing factor 12-like produces the protein MANAASGMAVSDECKLKFLELKAKRNSRFIVFKIVDQAVVVDSIGGPQNTYDDFTKALPPNECRYAVFDFDFTTHENCQRSKIFFIAWSPDSAKVRQKMVYASSKDRFKRELDGIQVELQVTDPSEMSMDIIKARAY, from the exons ATG GCGAACGCGGCGTCAGGAATGGCAGTTAGCGATGAATGTAAATTGAAATTCTTGGAGTTGAAAGCAAAGAGGAATTCCCGTTTCATTGTATTCAAGATTGTGGATCAAGCAGTGGTGGTGGACTCCATTGGAGGCCCACAAAATACTTACGACGATTTCACGAAGGCTCTGCCTCCAAATGAGTGTCGTTATGctgtctttgattttgatttcaccACTCATGAGAATTGCCAAAGAAGCAAGATTTTCTTCATTGCCTG GTCTCCAGATTCAGCAAAGGTGAGACAAAAAATGGTGTATGCGAGCTCCAAAGACAGGTTCAAGAGAGAACTTGATGGTATTCAGGTTGAGTTGCAAGTAACAGATCCTAGTGAAATGAGCATGGACATCATAAAAGCTAGGGCATACTAA
- the LOC112802867 gene encoding tubulin beta-1 chain — translation MREILHIQGGQCGNQIGAKFWEVVCAEHGIDATGRYQGDNELQLERVNVYYNEASCGRFVPRAVLMDLEPGTMDSVRSGPYGQIFRPDNFVFGQSGAGNNWAKGHYTEGAELIDSVLDVVRKEAENCDCLQGFQVCHSLGGGTGSGMGTLLISKIREEYPDRMMLTFSVFPSPKVSDTVVEPYNATLSVHQLVENADECMVLDNEALYDICFRTLKLTTPSFGDLNHLISATMSGVTCCLRFPGQLNSDLRKLAVNLIPFPRLHFFMVGFAPLTSRGSQQYRALTVPELTQQMWDAKNMMCAADPRHGRYLTASAMFRGKMSTKEVDEQMLNVQNKNSSYFVEWIPNNVKSTVCDIPPSGLKMASTFIGNSTSIQEMFRRVSEQFTAMFRRKAFLHWYTGEGMDEMEFTEAESNMNDLVAEYQQYQDATADDEEYEDYEDEEVQEEA, via the exons ATGCGTGAGATCTTGCACATCCAGGGAGGCCAATGCGGGAACCAGATCGGAGCAAAGTTCTGGGAAGTGGTGTGCGCTGAGCACGGGATCGACGCCACCGGGAGGTACCAAGGCGACAACGAGTTGCAACTCGAACGAGTCAATGTCTACTACAACGAAGCGAGTTGCGGGAGGTTCGTTCCACGCGCGGTGCTCATGGATCTGGAGCCAGGGACGATGGACAGCGTCAGATCCGGGCCGTACGGGCAGATTTTCAGGCCTGATAACTTCGTTTTCGGGCAGTCCGGGGCAGGGAACAACTGGGCGAAAGGACACTACACAGAAGGAGCTGAGTTGATCGATTCTGTTCTCGATGTGGTGAGGAAGGAAGCTGAGAACTGTGACTGCCTTCAAG GGTTTCAAGTGTGCCACTCATTGGGTGGAGGAACTGGTTCAGGAATGGGAACACTTCTTATTTCTAAGATCAGGGAAGAGTACCCTGATCGAATGATGCTAACTTTCTCTGTTTTCCCATCCCCTAAGGTCTCAGACACTGTTGTGGAGCCTTACAATGCTACTCTCTCCGTTCACCAACTTGTTGAAAATGCCGATGAGTGCATGGTTCTGGACAATGAAGCTCTTTATGACATCTGCTTCCGCACTTTGAAGCTCACTACTCCCAGCT TTGGAGACTTGAATCATCTAATTTCTGCTACCATGAGTGGAGTAACTTGCTGTCTTCGATTCCCTGGTCAACTCAATTCAGATCTTCGCAAACTGGCCGTGAATCTCATTCCTTTCCCTCGATTGCATTTCTTCATGGTTGGCTTTGCCCCACTCACATCTCGTGGGTCACAGCAGTATAGAGCGCTCACTGTACCTGAGTTGACACAACAGATGTGGGATGCTAAGAACATGATGTGTGCCGCTGATCCCCGTCATGGTCGCTACTTGACTGCATCTGCGATGTTCCGTGGTAAGATGAGCACCAAAGAGGTTGATGAGCAGATGCTCAATGTCCAGAACAAGAACTCATCATACTTTGTTGAGTGGATCCCCAACAATGTCAAATCCACAGTGTGTGACATTCCACCATCTGGTTTGAAAATGGCATCAACATTTATTGGCAACTCCACCTCCATTCAAGAAATGTTTAGGAGGGTGAGTGAGCAGTTCACAGCCATGTTCCGCAGAAAGGCTTTCTTGCATTGGTACACTGGTGAAGGTATGGATGAGATGGAGTTTACAGAAGCTGAGAGCAATATGAATGATCTTGTAGCTGAGTACCAGCAATACCAAGATGCCACTGCTGATGACGAAGAATATGAAGACTATGAAGATGAGGAAGTTCAGGAAGAGGCTTAA
- the LOC112802865 gene encoding oxalate--CoA ligase encodes MEQSASSTLTGLLRRAADTFPSRRAISVAGKFDLTHSRLQHLVDIAANRLISAGIKPGDVVALTFPNTVEFVITFLAVIRARATAAPLNPAYTAEEFEFYLSDSESKLLVTSSEGIKPAQAAASKLTIPCAAASLNTPEQADNEEAEAEFTLSLSHRPDSDSNSDHDSLSELTNDPSDVALFLHTSGTTSRPKGVPLTQHNLFSSVRNIQSVYRLTESDSTVIVLPLFHVHGLICGLLSSIGAGAAVALPAAGRFSASTFWKDMIKYNATWYTAVPTIHQIVLDRHQNNPEPVYPKLRFIRSCSASLAPAILGRLEEAFGAPVLEAYAMTEASHLMASNPLPENGPHKAGSVGKPVGQEMGILDETGRVLEAEVNGEVCIRGPNVTNGYKNNPDANTAAFQFGWFHTGDLGYFDSDGYLHLVGRIKELINRGGEKISPLEVDAVLLSHADIAQAVAFGVPDDKYGEEINCAIIPREGSNIDEEEVLRFSKKNLASFKVPKKVFITDSLPKTATGKILRRLVAEHFVSQK; translated from the exons ATGGAACAATCTGCCTCCTCCACTCTCACCGGACTTCTCCGCCGGGCAGCCGATACCTTCCCCTCCCGCCGCGCCATCTCTGTCGCCGGCAAGTTTGATCTCACCCACTCCCGCCTCCAACATCTCGTCGATATCGCAGCCAACCGCCTCATCTCCGCTGGCATCAAGCCCGGCGATGTCGTCGCTCTCACCTTCCCCAACACCGTCGAG TTTGTAATTACTTTCTTAGCTGTTATTCGAGCGCGTGCGACTGCAGCGCCACTTAACCCCGCGTACACTGCGGAAGAGTTCGAGTTTTATTTATCAGACTCAGAATCCAAACTTCTAGTAACTTCTTCTGAAGGAATCAAGCCGGCTCAAGCGGCGGCTTCCAAGCTCACCATCCCTTGCGCCGCGGCTTCATTAAATACACCCGAACAAGCCGATAATGAAGAAGCCGAAGCCGAATTCACCCTCTCCCTCAGCCACCGTCCTGACTCGGACTCTAACTCGGACCACGACTCGCTCTCCGAACTCACCAACGATCCTTCCGACGTGGCGCTCTTCCTCCACACCTCCGGCACCACGAGCCGCCCCAAGGGCGTGCCGCTGACTCAGCACAACCTCTTCTCTTCCGTTCGCAACATCCAATCGGTGTACCGACTCACTGAGTCAGACTCGACGGTGATCGTACTCCCTCTCTTCCACGTCCACGGCTTAATCTGCGGATTACTCAGCTCTATCGGCGCCGGAGCCGCCGTAGCCTTGCCGGCGGCGGGGAGATTCTCCGCGTCGACGTTCTGGAAAGACATGATCAAGTACAACGCCACGTGGTACACCGCGGTTCCAACGATACACCAGATCGTACTTGATCGCCACCAGAACAACCCCGAACCGGTTTACCCGAAGCTCCGGTTTATTCGTAGCTGCAGCGCGTCGCTGGCACCGGCTATTCTGGGTCGGTTAGAGGAGGCTTTCGGTGCACCGGTTTTGGAGGCTTATGCGATGACGGAAGCCTCTCATTTAATGGCTTCGAATCCGTTGCCGGAAAATGGGCCCCACAAGGCCGGGTCCGTTGGAAAGCCCGTGGGGCAAGAGATGGGCATATTGGATGAAACGGGCCGGGTCTTGGAGGCTGAGGTTAACGGTGAGGTTTGTATTAGGGGTCCCAATGTGACGAATGGTTATAAGAATAACCCAGATGCTAATACGGCGGCGTTTCAGTTTGGTTGGTTCCATACCGGTGATCTTGGTTACTTTGATTCTGACGGCTATTTGCATCTTGTGGGTCGGATCAAGGAGCTCATTAACCGTGgag gaGAGAAAATATCACCACTAGAAGTGGATGCTGTCCTCCTATCTCATGCTGATATTGCTCAGGCGGTTGCTTTCGGAGTTCCCGATGACAAATACGGCGAGGAG ATAAACTGTGCAATCATCCCAAGAGAAGGGTCAAACATTGATGAGGAAGAGGTGCTGAGATTTAGCAAGAAGAATCTTGCATCTTTCAAAGTCCCCAAGAAGGTCTTCATCACTGATTCATTGCCCAAGACAGCCACTGGCAAGATTCTACGCCGCCTAGTAGCTGAACATTTTGTCTCTCAAAAATGA